Genomic DNA from Corynebacterium kroppenstedtii:
CACCACCAATATTCGGCAAGCCCAGGCAGTTACCATAACCGCCCACACCGTCAACCACGCCGGGAAGGACGCGCTGGGTGTCCGCCGCATCGGCGGGACCGAAACGCAGCTGATCCATGACGGCAATCGGACGGGCACCCATGGCCATAATGTCGCGAACAATTCCGCCGACGCCCGTGGCTGCACCCTGATGCGGCTCAACATATGAGGGGTGATTATGGGATTCCACGCGGAAGGTGACCGCGTTACCGTCGCCAATGTCAATCACACCGGCGTTTTCGCCAATACCGGCCAGAATTTTCGACGACATTTCCTTTGTCATCGTTTCGCCAAAGTAACGAAGATGCACTTTGGAGGACTTATATGAACAGTGCTCCGACCACATGACGGAATACATTGCTAATTCCGCATCGGTGGGCCGCCGGCCTAAAATATCTTTAATTCGAGCGTATTCGTCGTCCTTTAAGCCCAACGACGCATAGGGCTGCGACGCATCTGGCTCTGCCAATGCGGCGGCAACCGTGTCATTGACCTGAGCAGCCGTAAAACTTTCGACCGCATTATCAGCCTCTGCGTCGGTGCGCGCACTTTCTGTGGACGTCGGCATCTGGTCATCCTCGGTAGTTATGTCAGTCTTATTCGTTTGGTTCACCATCACTTACACTCCCACCGAATCAAGAACCGAATGAATCAAACCTAACCCATCCGTTGAGGGGCCAGTCAGCAATTCCACCGCGTGCTCCGGGTGCGGCATGAGCCCCACAACGCGACCGTCGGCACTGGAAACCCCGGCAATTGCATTCACCGAGCCATTAAAATTATCGGTGTACCGAAAGACGACGCGACCTTCATCTTCCAACTGCGAAATCGTGTCCGTGGGCGCTTGAAAGCGGCCCTCACCATGCTTTGCTGGCACCAGAATCTTCTGGCCTTGGGTGAACCCGGCAGTCCACGGAGTAAACGTGCGTTCCACCTGCAAATACGTGTCCACACAATGAAAATGCAGACCCTTATTCCTGGTTAACGCTCCTGGAAGAAGGCCTGCCTCTTGCAAAATTTGGAACCCGTTGCAAATACCTAGTACGGGGAGCCCCTGGTGGGCTCGACGCACGACCTCACCCATCACAGGCGCCAAGCTTGCCAAAGCGCCCGCTCGGAGATAGTCACCATACGAAAAACCGCCCGGCACGATAACAGCATCGACGCCTTTCAGATCAGCGTCGGCATGCCATAAACGGACCACCTCGGCGCCGCCCAAGCGGGCAGCGCGCGCAGCATCGCCGTCGTCAAGGGTGCCGGGAAATGTCACCACACCAATACGTGGCATTAGTGAGCCCCCTCATTCGCGCTGGTTGAAGTGACGGGGGTGGCAGCTGAATCGTCGACACGCTCGGTAACAACGTCATAATCCTCAATGACGGTATTGGCCAATAGCGTCGATGCCAACCGGTCCAGCTCCTCATCCGATACTGAACCGTCGACATC
This window encodes:
- the purQ gene encoding phosphoribosylformylglycinamidine synthase subunit PurQ yields the protein MPRIGVVTFPGTLDDGDAARAARLGGAEVVRLWHADADLKGVDAVIVPGGFSYGDYLRAGALASLAPVMGEVVRRAHQGLPVLGICNGFQILQEAGLLPGALTRNKGLHFHCVDTYLQVERTFTPWTAGFTQGQKILVPAKHGEGRFQAPTDTISQLEDEGRVVFRYTDNFNGSVNAIAGVSSADGRVVGLMPHPEHAVELLTGPSTDGLGLIHSVLDSVGV
- the purS gene encoding phosphoribosylformylglycinamidine synthase subunit PurS; amino-acid sequence: MARVVVNVMPKTEILDPQGQAVLRALGRIGVNGVRDVRQGKRFELDVDGSVSDEELDRLASTLLANTVIEDYDVVTERVDDSAATPVTSTSANEGAH